A genome region from Nocardia sp. NBC_01730 includes the following:
- a CDS encoding DoxX family protein — protein sequence MSDHNTWLARLTATTAPGSVIWIRLYVGAVFFFEGIQKFLYPETLGTGRFNKVGIPASGFFAPVDGIFEIACGALILAGLLTRIAATPMIVNMLGALLITKLPILWGDAALFAGKSGWWDLIHESRTDLAQLCGSVFLLIVGAGPWSLDARLDRSLAPSTARARSR from the coding sequence ATGTCCGACCACAACACTTGGCTGGCTCGGCTGACCGCGACGACGGCGCCGGGCTCGGTGATCTGGATCCGCCTCTACGTGGGAGCGGTGTTCTTCTTCGAAGGCATCCAGAAGTTCCTCTACCCCGAGACGCTGGGAACCGGGCGGTTCAACAAAGTCGGTATCCCCGCGTCAGGATTCTTCGCCCCCGTAGACGGGATCTTCGAAATCGCATGCGGCGCATTGATCTTGGCCGGGCTTCTCACGCGGATAGCAGCAACACCGATGATCGTGAACATGCTCGGCGCACTGCTGATCACGAAACTACCCATCCTGTGGGGCGACGCGGCACTGTTCGCCGGCAAGTCCGGATGGTGGGACCTCATCCACGAATCCCGCACAGACCTCGCACAACTGTGCGGCAGCGTATTCCTGCTCATCGTTGGCGCGGGTCCCTGGTCCCTGGACGCCCGCCTCGACCGCAGCCTCGCACCGAGCACGGCGCGTGCGCGTTCACGATGA
- a CDS encoding APC family permease, with protein MSRKTPTNVPDELRRSLGVTDAVVIGLGSMIGAGIFAALAPAARAAGSGLLFGLAVAAVVAYCNATSSARLAAHYPASGGTYVYGRERLGEFWGYLAGWSFVVGKTASCAAMALTVGTYAWPEQAHAVAVAAVVALTAVNLRGVQKSAVLTRLIVAIVLAVLGAVVGAALTSPTADSARLVFGSDVTVGGVLQAAGLLFFAFAGYARIATLGEEVRDPARTIPRAIPLALGVTLLVYAVVAAAALTVLGPQGLSEATAPLSRLVLEVGASWLEPVVRAGAVVAALGSLLALILGVSRTALAMARDRHLPHALAAVHPRFAVPYRAEVAVGVIVAVATTTIDVRAAIGFSSFGVLLYYAVANAAAWTLTPAEGRPARVIPVLGLAGCLVLAFTLPGRSVLAGAAVVAVGTVVYVARHRFASSATTTPKDWQ; from the coding sequence GTGTCCAGGAAAACGCCGACGAATGTGCCGGATGAGCTGCGGCGGAGTCTGGGGGTGACCGATGCGGTGGTGATCGGGCTCGGCTCCATGATCGGAGCGGGGATCTTCGCGGCCTTGGCTCCGGCGGCGCGCGCGGCGGGGTCGGGACTGCTGTTCGGACTTGCGGTAGCGGCGGTGGTGGCGTACTGCAATGCGACCTCGTCAGCGCGGTTGGCCGCGCACTACCCGGCCTCGGGCGGCACGTACGTATACGGCCGCGAACGGCTCGGCGAATTCTGGGGGTATCTCGCGGGGTGGAGTTTCGTGGTCGGCAAGACCGCATCCTGTGCGGCCATGGCGTTGACCGTCGGTACCTACGCCTGGCCCGAGCAGGCGCACGCCGTCGCCGTCGCGGCGGTCGTCGCGTTGACGGCGGTCAACTTGCGCGGCGTGCAGAAATCCGCGGTGCTGACGCGGCTGATCGTGGCAATCGTGCTGGCCGTGCTCGGCGCGGTGGTGGGGGCGGCACTGACCTCCCCCACCGCCGATTCCGCACGGCTGGTGTTCGGTTCCGACGTCACCGTCGGCGGGGTGCTGCAGGCGGCGGGTCTGCTGTTCTTCGCCTTCGCCGGATACGCGCGGATCGCCACCCTCGGTGAGGAAGTTCGCGATCCCGCGCGCACGATCCCGCGCGCGATTCCGCTGGCGCTCGGCGTCACCCTGCTCGTGTACGCGGTCGTCGCCGCAGCGGCGCTCACAGTGCTGGGACCACAGGGGCTGTCCGAGGCGACCGCGCCGCTGTCGCGCCTCGTACTGGAGGTAGGTGCGAGCTGGCTCGAGCCGGTGGTGCGGGCCGGAGCCGTGGTCGCCGCGCTGGGGTCGCTGCTGGCGCTGATCCTCGGCGTGTCGCGCACGGCCTTGGCCATGGCTCGCGACCGCCACCTGCCCCACGCATTGGCGGCAGTGCATCCACGTTTCGCGGTGCCGTACCGCGCTGAGGTCGCCGTCGGTGTGATCGTGGCCGTCGCCACCACAACCATCGACGTCCGTGCCGCGATCGGGTTTTCGTCCTTCGGTGTGCTGCTCTATTACGCCGTCGCCAACGCGGCCGCGTGGACGTTGACTCCGGCCGAGGGACGGCCCGCCCGGGTCATCCCGGTGCTTGGGCTGGCGGGATGCCTGGTTCTGGCGTTCACCCTGCCGGGGAGGTCGGTGCTGGCCGGGGCCGCGGTGGTGGCCGTGGGCACCGTGGTCTACGTCGCACGCCATCGCTTCGCTTCCTCTGCCACCACGACACCGAAGGACTGGCAGTAG
- the car gene encoding carboxylic acid reductase codes for MSTDTREVRLARRIADLYANDQQFADARPNEAITAAIDQPGLRLPQLLRTVVEGYASRSALGQRSVQFISDPETGRTSPELLPGFDTITYHELWDRASAIASALTNGPEHSVRPGDRVGILGFTSVDYTTVDVALIQVGAVSVPLQTSAPVTQLQPIVAETEPHVIASSVDYLADAVELVLTGHAPERLVVFDYHPEVDDDREAFEAALARLTEAGSPVVLERLTDVLERGKALPAAPLFDPCDEDDPLTLLIYTSGSTGAPKGAMYPQRLVANFWRRSTRTAWGQQGAEPLIALSFMPMSHVMGRMILYGTLGNGGTTYFAAKSDLSTLLEDLALVRPTQLTFVPRIWDMLFQEFQSELDRRCFDGADQAAIEAEVMAQQRQNLLGGRSVSAMTASAPISAEMKAFVESYLDLHLVDGYGSTEAGAIFVDGQVRRPPVIDYKLADAPDLGYFHTDQPHPRGELLVMSHDLFPGYYKRPEVTAEVFDADGYYRTGDIVAEVGPDQLMYLDRRNNVLKLSQGEFVTVSKLEAVFGSSRLVRQIYVYGNSARAYLLAVVVPTEDALSRGCGDIDSLQALVSDSLQDVASTAGLQSYEIPRGLIIETTPFTLENGLLTGIRKLARPKLEEHYGERLEQLYTELAAGQANELRALRQSGADRPVLETVCRAAGALLGVSTAYLRPDAHFTDLGGDSLSALSFANLLHETFGIDVPVGVIVSPATDLHILADYIEAERTSGTKRPTFATVHGRDATEVHARDLTLDKFIDAKTLAVAPTLPRPSGEVRTVLLTGASGFLGRYLALEWLERLAFVGGKLICLVRAKDDAAARERLDKTFDSGDPQLLRHYRRLAADHLEVVAGDKGEPNLGLDQHTWQRLADTVDLIVDPAAMVNHVLPYSQLFGPNALGTAELIRIALTTKLKPFSYLSTIGVGDQIEPSAFTEDADIRIISPTRKVDAGYANGYGNSKWAGEVLLREANDLCDLPVAVFRCDMILVDTKYTGQLNLPDMFTRMMLSLMATGIAPGSFYETDPDGSRRRAHYDGLPVDFIAEAISTLGEQVVDGFATYHVMNPYDDGIGLDEYVDWLIDAGYSLERIPDYRAWLQRFETAMRALPQRQRQHSLLPLLHNYQRPEKPICGSIAPTERFRSSVQEAKIGPDKDIPHVSPPILVKYITNLQLLGLLFDSSDAI; via the coding sequence ATGTCTACCGATACGCGCGAAGTGCGGCTTGCGCGCCGCATCGCCGATCTATACGCCAACGACCAGCAGTTCGCCGACGCCCGGCCCAACGAGGCGATTACCGCGGCGATCGACCAGCCTGGGCTGCGACTGCCACAGCTCCTGCGGACGGTGGTCGAGGGCTATGCATCCCGGTCGGCGCTCGGGCAACGCTCCGTGCAGTTCATCAGCGACCCGGAGACGGGCCGCACCTCCCCCGAGCTGCTGCCCGGGTTCGACACCATCACATACCACGAGCTGTGGGACCGCGCCAGCGCGATCGCGAGCGCCTTGACCAACGGCCCGGAGCATTCGGTGCGGCCTGGCGATCGCGTCGGCATCCTGGGCTTCACCAGCGTCGACTACACGACCGTCGATGTGGCGCTCATCCAGGTGGGCGCAGTGTCCGTCCCGCTACAGACCAGCGCACCGGTCACCCAACTCCAGCCCATCGTCGCGGAGACCGAGCCGCACGTGATCGCTTCGAGCGTCGACTATCTCGCCGACGCCGTCGAACTGGTGCTGACCGGCCACGCGCCTGAGCGGCTGGTCGTGTTCGACTACCACCCGGAGGTCGACGACGACCGCGAGGCGTTCGAAGCCGCTCTGGCACGTTTGACGGAAGCGGGCAGCCCGGTGGTCCTCGAAAGATTGACCGACGTGCTCGAACGCGGGAAGGCGCTGCCAGCCGCACCGTTGTTCGATCCCTGTGACGAGGACGACCCGTTGACGCTGCTGATCTACACCTCCGGCAGCACCGGCGCGCCTAAAGGCGCCATGTACCCGCAGCGGCTGGTCGCCAACTTCTGGCGCAGGTCTACCAGAACGGCGTGGGGCCAGCAGGGCGCTGAGCCGTTGATCGCGCTCAGCTTCATGCCGATGAGCCACGTCATGGGACGGATGATCCTGTACGGGACTCTCGGCAATGGCGGTACGACCTATTTCGCAGCCAAGAGCGATCTCTCGACATTGTTGGAAGACCTGGCGCTGGTGCGGCCCACCCAGTTGACCTTCGTGCCCAGAATCTGGGACATGCTGTTTCAGGAGTTCCAGAGCGAACTGGACCGGCGGTGTTTCGACGGCGCCGATCAAGCGGCTATCGAAGCGGAGGTGATGGCGCAGCAGCGGCAGAACCTTCTCGGCGGACGGTCCGTCTCGGCGATGACGGCCTCCGCGCCGATCTCGGCCGAGATGAAAGCGTTCGTCGAGTCCTATCTCGACCTGCATCTAGTGGACGGCTACGGCTCGACCGAGGCCGGGGCCATTTTCGTCGATGGCCAGGTGCGACGCCCACCGGTGATCGACTACAAACTCGCTGACGCTCCCGATCTGGGCTACTTCCACACCGATCAGCCACACCCAAGAGGCGAGCTCCTCGTCATGTCGCACGACTTGTTCCCCGGCTACTACAAACGGCCGGAGGTCACCGCCGAGGTATTCGACGCGGACGGCTACTACCGGACCGGCGACATAGTTGCCGAGGTCGGACCCGATCAGCTCATGTACCTCGACCGCCGCAACAACGTGCTGAAGCTCTCGCAAGGCGAGTTCGTCACAGTCTCGAAGTTGGAGGCGGTGTTCGGCAGCAGCCGGCTGGTCCGGCAGATCTATGTCTACGGCAACAGCGCACGCGCCTACCTTTTGGCGGTCGTCGTGCCCACCGAGGACGCGTTGTCCCGCGGCTGCGGCGATATCGATTCGCTGCAAGCACTCGTCAGCGACTCGCTGCAGGATGTCGCCAGCACAGCCGGACTACAGTCCTATGAGATCCCGCGCGGCTTAATCATCGAGACAACACCGTTCACGCTCGAGAACGGCCTGCTCACCGGCATTCGCAAGCTGGCGAGGCCGAAGCTCGAGGAGCACTACGGCGAGCGTCTCGAACAGCTCTATACCGAGCTGGCCGCAGGTCAGGCCAACGAGTTGCGCGCTCTTCGCCAGAGCGGCGCGGACCGGCCGGTGCTGGAGACGGTCTGCCGGGCCGCGGGCGCACTGCTGGGCGTTTCGACCGCTTATCTGCGGCCCGATGCGCACTTCACCGACCTCGGTGGAGACTCCTTGTCCGCGTTGTCATTCGCCAACCTGCTGCACGAGACCTTCGGCATCGACGTGCCGGTGGGCGTCATTGTGAGCCCGGCGACCGATCTGCACATCCTCGCCGACTACATCGAGGCAGAGCGGACGTCCGGCACCAAGCGGCCCACCTTCGCGACGGTGCACGGCCGCGATGCCACTGAGGTACACGCGCGCGATCTCACGCTCGACAAGTTCATCGACGCCAAGACGCTGGCCGTCGCCCCCACGCTGCCGCGCCCGAGCGGCGAGGTGCGGACCGTGCTCTTGACCGGCGCGAGCGGTTTCCTCGGCCGCTACCTTGCCCTGGAATGGCTCGAACGATTGGCTTTCGTCGGCGGCAAGCTGATTTGCTTGGTGCGGGCGAAGGACGACGCGGCGGCGCGTGAACGCCTGGACAAGACCTTCGACAGTGGTGATCCCCAACTGCTGCGGCACTACCGGAGGCTGGCTGCCGATCATCTAGAGGTCGTCGCCGGCGACAAGGGCGAACCGAACCTCGGCCTGGATCAGCACACATGGCAGCGGTTGGCCGATACGGTCGATCTGATCGTCGATCCCGCGGCAATGGTCAACCACGTCCTGCCCTACAGCCAGCTGTTCGGCCCCAACGCGCTGGGCACCGCCGAGCTGATCCGCATCGCGCTCACCACGAAGCTGAAGCCGTTCAGCTATCTATCAACCATCGGCGTGGGCGACCAGATCGAACCGTCGGCTTTCACAGAGGACGCCGACATCCGGATCATCAGCCCGACACGCAAGGTCGACGCCGGCTACGCCAACGGCTACGGGAACAGCAAATGGGCCGGAGAGGTGCTGTTGCGCGAGGCCAACGACCTGTGCGATCTACCGGTGGCAGTCTTCCGCTGCGACATGATCCTGGTGGACACCAAGTACACGGGACAGCTCAACCTGCCGGACATGTTCACCCGGATGATGCTGAGCCTCATGGCCACCGGCATCGCGCCCGGGTCGTTCTATGAGACCGATCCGGACGGCAGTCGGCGGCGAGCACACTACGACGGACTGCCCGTCGATTTCATCGCCGAGGCGATATCCACCCTCGGTGAACAGGTGGTAGACGGGTTCGCGACCTACCACGTGATGAATCCGTACGACGACGGTATCGGGCTCGACGAGTACGTCGATTGGCTGATCGACGCTGGGTACTCGCTCGAGCGCATCCCCGACTACCGCGCCTGGCTGCAGCGGTTCGAGACCGCCATGCGTGCCCTGCCTCAACGGCAGCGCCAGCACTCGCTACTGCCGCTGTTACACAACTATCAACGACCCGAGAAGCCGATCTGCGGGTCCATAGCACCCACCGAGCGATTCCGTTCCTCGGTGCAGGAAGCGAAAATCGGCCCGGACAAAGACATCCCCCACGTCTCGCCGCCGATCCTTGTCAAGTACATCACCAACCTGCAGCTGCTCGGACTGCTCTTCGACTCGTCCGACGCAATATGA
- a CDS encoding serine/threonine-protein kinase: MKSRLGHGGSSEVYLAEDPEQSRPVSLKILGPDDSRSPEARARFVHEFDVLSALRHPNIVRMYKHGETGGRLWSAREYVAGATASTLVRMPHQHPNLRRVLHVLAHIAAGLDFVHANGVVHLDVKPANVLVGPDEPATVKISDFDQARWLERPEPPLATNGFVVVSVPYAAPELLQAGTVSPATDQYALACSAIDLLTGRPPFPRANLMATAEAQLHDPPPEISERQHWIPPEVDAILHRSLAKDPSARYNSCTEPIRLLTEALDDIDPRPLAPLLNRLKVAFTRSYLLNATFRGKEGETKGARAGSGRR, from the coding sequence GTGAAGTCCCGGCTGGGCCATGGCGGCAGCAGCGAGGTGTATCTGGCTGAGGATCCGGAACAGTCGCGGCCTGTGTCACTGAAAATTCTGGGGCCAGACGACAGCCGGTCACCTGAGGCGCGTGCGCGATTCGTGCACGAGTTCGACGTCTTGTCCGCACTACGGCACCCCAACATCGTGCGGATGTACAAGCACGGTGAAACCGGCGGCAGACTGTGGTCTGCGCGCGAGTACGTAGCAGGCGCGACGGCGTCGACGTTGGTGCGGATGCCGCACCAGCACCCGAATCTGCGGCGGGTGCTCCACGTGCTGGCCCATATCGCAGCAGGATTGGATTTCGTGCACGCCAACGGTGTGGTCCATCTCGACGTAAAACCGGCGAACGTGTTGGTCGGCCCGGACGAGCCTGCGACAGTGAAAATCTCGGACTTCGATCAGGCCCGGTGGCTCGAGCGGCCCGAACCGCCCCTGGCCACCAACGGTTTCGTCGTCGTGTCGGTGCCGTACGCCGCGCCGGAACTCCTGCAGGCGGGCACGGTGTCCCCCGCGACGGACCAGTACGCGCTGGCCTGCTCGGCCATCGACCTGCTCACCGGCCGCCCGCCGTTCCCCCGCGCGAACCTCATGGCCACCGCAGAGGCCCAACTGCACGATCCACCTCCCGAGATCTCCGAGCGCCAACACTGGATCCCGCCCGAGGTCGACGCGATCCTGCACCGGTCGCTCGCAAAAGACCCCAGTGCCCGTTACAACTCGTGCACCGAACCCATCCGCCTGCTCACCGAGGCACTGGACGACATCGATCCCCGCCCCCTCGCCCCCTTACTGAACCGTCTGAAAGTGGCATTTACCCGCTCGTATTTGCTGAACGCCACATTCAGGGGGAAAGAAGGGGAGACGAAAGGGGCGCGGGCGGGGTCCGGCAGACGATAG
- a CDS encoding PaaI family thioesterase — protein MTQSIVVPSSGVTPEQITELNAKGFDGVVGLRLTEVTPDRVRGEWTIEPVLHQATGVVHGGVHCTVIESLASTAGWAWLNRDGGPGGVALGVNNSTDFIRATSAGPLYAEATPVHRGRQQQIWQVVVTDERERLIARGQVRLQNVSTGS, from the coding sequence ATGACCCAATCGATTGTTGTGCCTTCTTCCGGGGTGACCCCGGAACAGATCACCGAGCTCAACGCCAAGGGCTTCGACGGGGTCGTCGGATTGCGGCTGACCGAAGTCACACCCGATCGCGTACGGGGCGAATGGACGATCGAGCCCGTGCTACACCAGGCCACCGGCGTCGTGCATGGAGGCGTGCACTGCACGGTCATCGAATCGCTGGCCAGCACCGCGGGGTGGGCCTGGCTGAACCGCGACGGCGGCCCCGGCGGTGTCGCGCTCGGGGTGAACAACAGCACCGACTTCATCCGCGCCACATCGGCCGGGCCGCTGTATGCCGAGGCCACTCCAGTGCACCGCGGCAGGCAGCAGCAGATCTGGCAGGTCGTCGTCACCGATGAGCGGGAGCGTCTGATCGCCCGCGGACAGGTACGGCTACAGAATGTCAGTACCGGATCATAA
- a CDS encoding short-chain dehydrogenase/reductase: MTDLDGKRVVITGAARGIGLATARGAIARGARVALLDRDELELKQVVTELGAAASAFVADVTDPEGLSAAVAAAAAEFGGIDVVVANAGVAPKMATVAGTSLAEFDRVIGVNLRGVWNTVQAGLPHLGVSRGRLVVVASVYSFVNGVLGAPYAVSKAGVEALARTLRVELAVAGIGITTAYFGFVDTDLVNGTKVGDPLFEKTEKLFPRMLTKRISPDRAAKEILRAVERNRTRVVAPALWRPLDWLRGIVGPLGDTVLARAGKLRDVLVQVRAREVSSPNEP, encoded by the coding sequence ATGACGGACCTCGACGGTAAGCGGGTGGTGATCACCGGCGCGGCGCGCGGCATCGGTCTGGCCACCGCGCGCGGCGCGATCGCGCGGGGCGCCCGGGTGGCACTGCTCGATCGCGATGAACTCGAGCTGAAGCAAGTGGTGACGGAACTCGGTGCCGCAGCTTCGGCTTTCGTCGCCGATGTCACCGATCCCGAGGGGCTGTCGGCGGCCGTCGCGGCGGCCGCGGCCGAGTTCGGTGGCATCGACGTGGTTGTCGCCAATGCCGGAGTGGCGCCGAAGATGGCGACCGTTGCAGGCACCAGCCTGGCCGAGTTCGACCGGGTGATCGGCGTAAATCTGCGCGGAGTGTGGAACACGGTGCAGGCCGGTTTGCCGCACCTGGGCGTAAGCCGCGGCCGACTGGTCGTGGTCGCCTCGGTGTACTCGTTCGTCAATGGTGTGCTCGGCGCACCGTACGCGGTCAGCAAGGCCGGCGTAGAAGCGCTCGCGCGCACGCTGCGCGTCGAGCTGGCAGTGGCCGGGATCGGCATCACCACAGCGTATTTCGGCTTCGTCGATACCGACCTGGTGAACGGCACCAAGGTCGGTGACCCGCTGTTCGAGAAGACTGAGAAGCTGTTCCCGCGCATGCTCACCAAGCGCATCAGCCCCGACCGCGCCGCCAAGGAAATCCTGAGGGCGGTAGAACGCAATCGCACCCGAGTCGTGGCGCCCGCCCTCTGGCGCCCCCTGGACTGGCTGCGTGGAATTGTCGGTCCGCTCGGCGACACAGTCCTCGCCCGCGCAGGAAAACTACGGGACGTACTGGTCCAAGTGCGTGCCCGCGAAGTCTCGTCCCCAAACGAGCCCTGA
- a CDS encoding glycoside hydrolase family 15 protein has protein sequence MDDEIERTPRLTAFPRIDDYGFISDCEVSALIAPNGAIEWMCLPRMDSPSVFAAILDRSAGSFRFAPDDFVVPTDRRYIPGTMVMETSWRSGEGWATVRDVLLVGPWRHKKPGRSAHRRTPTDYDAEHILLRTVHCETGQIQFGLDCQPAFDYGRHRARWEYLDSYHLAQASADGIDLRLTLSTDMRLGLEGTHAVARTLLKTGDTRFCALSWGTRNAPRAVDEADERLLRTIHHWRHWLAGGRFPDHPWTAQLTRSALTLKGLTFAPTGAITAAATASLPETPGGQRNWDYRYSWIRDSAFALWGLYTLGFRWEANDFFSYILDLAEEAQDMQIVYGIGGETDLTEQILPHLRGYDNAGPVRIGNDAYRQRQHDVWGAALDSVYLYARHQDQIDARAWRLLGRAVKSALTCWREPDHGIWEVRGKPQHFTSSKVMCWVAADRGARLARIHQDFERAHRWQQAADEIHADICAHAVDSRQVFTQYYGSTALDASTLLIPLVRFLPPDDDRVRNTVLAIADELTEDGLVLRYRVSETDDGCGGEEGAFTICSFWLVSALSEIGEKKRAKQLCEKLLAYASPLGLYAEEIDPRTGRHWGNYPQAFTHLALINAVMHVIQDEQAILRQELGGESIAPRLDDAPFTLGYIHR, from the coding sequence ATGGACGACGAGATCGAACGCACACCGCGGCTCACGGCGTTCCCGCGCATCGACGACTACGGTTTCATCTCCGACTGCGAGGTCAGTGCCCTTATCGCCCCCAACGGAGCGATCGAGTGGATGTGTCTACCCCGCATGGACTCCCCCAGTGTCTTCGCCGCCATACTCGATCGTTCCGCCGGGTCGTTTCGGTTCGCCCCCGACGACTTCGTTGTGCCGACCGATCGCCGCTACATCCCCGGCACGATGGTCATGGAGACGAGCTGGCGCAGCGGCGAAGGGTGGGCGACGGTGCGCGATGTGCTGCTGGTCGGGCCATGGCGGCACAAGAAGCCCGGCCGTAGCGCCCATCGTCGGACTCCCACCGACTACGACGCCGAGCACATTCTGCTGCGGACGGTGCACTGTGAGACCGGGCAGATTCAGTTCGGGCTCGACTGCCAGCCGGCCTTCGATTACGGCAGGCATCGCGCCCGTTGGGAATACCTCGACAGCTACCACCTCGCGCAGGCCAGCGCTGACGGGATCGATCTGCGGCTGACGTTGAGCACCGACATGCGCTTGGGACTGGAAGGTACGCACGCGGTTGCCCGCACCCTGCTGAAGACGGGCGACACACGCTTCTGCGCGCTCTCCTGGGGCACTCGCAACGCCCCACGTGCCGTTGACGAAGCCGACGAACGGCTGCTGCGGACGATCCACCATTGGCGGCACTGGCTGGCCGGCGGGCGATTTCCGGACCATCCGTGGACAGCCCAGCTCACTCGCAGCGCGCTGACCCTCAAGGGTCTGACCTTCGCCCCTACCGGTGCCATCACTGCCGCCGCCACCGCGTCATTGCCGGAAACCCCAGGCGGACAACGCAATTGGGACTATCGATACTCATGGATCCGCGATTCCGCCTTCGCACTGTGGGGCCTGTATACATTGGGCTTCCGCTGGGAGGCGAATGACTTCTTCTCGTACATCCTCGACTTGGCCGAAGAAGCCCAGGACATGCAGATCGTGTACGGCATCGGCGGCGAAACCGACCTCACCGAGCAGATACTCCCGCACCTGCGTGGCTACGACAATGCCGGCCCCGTGCGCATCGGCAACGACGCATACCGGCAACGCCAGCACGATGTGTGGGGCGCGGCGCTGGACTCGGTCTATCTGTACGCCCGACACCAAGATCAAATCGACGCACGGGCCTGGCGGCTGCTGGGCCGGGCGGTCAAGAGCGCCCTCACCTGCTGGCGCGAGCCCGACCATGGCATCTGGGAAGTTCGCGGGAAACCCCAACACTTCACCTCCAGCAAAGTGATGTGCTGGGTCGCCGCCGATCGCGGCGCCCGGCTGGCCCGCATCCACCAGGACTTCGAACGTGCGCATCGCTGGCAACAGGCCGCCGACGAAATCCACGCCGACATATGCGCGCATGCGGTCGACTCCCGGCAGGTGTTCACTCAGTACTACGGCAGCACGGCGCTGGATGCTTCGACGCTGCTTATCCCACTTGTTCGTTTCCTGCCCCCCGACGACGACCGGGTACGCAACACAGTGTTGGCCATCGCCGACGAACTGACCGAAGACGGCCTGGTGTTGCGATACCGCGTCAGTGAAACCGACGACGGATGCGGAGGGGAAGAAGGCGCTTTCACGATCTGCTCGTTCTGGCTGGTCTCGGCGCTGTCGGAGATCGGCGAAAAGAAGCGAGCCAAACAGCTGTGCGAGAAACTGCTTGCCTACGCCAGCCCCCTGGGCCTCTACGCCGAGGAAATCGACCCCCGAACCGGCAGGCACTGGGGCAACTACCCCCAAGCGTTCACCCACCTTGCCCTGATCAACGCCGTTATGCACGTCATCCAAGACGAACAAGCCATACTGCGGCAGGAACTCGGCGGGGAATCGATCGCCCCACGACTGGACGACGCACCATTCACACTGGGATACATCCACCGCTGA